Proteins from a genomic interval of Desulfovibrio piger:
- the leuB gene encoding 3-isopropylmalate dehydrogenase, with product MKKTICLLPGDGIGPEIVAQGVAVLEAVAKKFGHEFDFVPALIGGAAIDATGEPLPAATVEACQKADAVYLGAVGGPKWDNIEPARRPEKGLLGIRKALGLFANLRPALLLPELAGACLLRSDIAARGLDLIVVRELTGDIYFGEPRAIEERNGLRVGYNTMIYDENEIRRIAKVAFETARQRRKKVCSVEKSNVLETSRLWKAVVQEVYADYPDMELSHMYVDNAAMQLVRDPSQFDVILTGNIFGDILSDEASVITGSLGMLPSASMGAQAPALFEPIHGSAPDIAGQDKANPLATILSAGMMLRLAFGLSEEADAVENAVRQTLRDGFRTGDIMEDGCTLVGCAEMGRLVAERL from the coding sequence AGTTCGGCCATGAATTCGACTTCGTGCCCGCCCTCATCGGCGGCGCGGCCATCGACGCCACCGGCGAGCCCCTGCCCGCCGCCACGGTGGAAGCCTGCCAGAAGGCCGATGCCGTGTATCTGGGCGCCGTGGGCGGCCCCAAGTGGGACAATATCGAGCCTGCCCGCCGTCCTGAAAAGGGCCTGCTGGGCATCCGCAAGGCCCTGGGCCTGTTCGCCAACCTGCGTCCCGCCCTGCTGCTGCCCGAACTGGCCGGCGCCTGCCTGCTGCGTTCCGACATCGCGGCCCGCGGTCTGGACCTCATCGTGGTGCGCGAGCTGACCGGTGACATCTACTTCGGCGAGCCCCGCGCCATCGAAGAACGTAACGGCCTGCGCGTGGGCTACAACACCATGATCTACGACGAGAACGAGATCCGCCGCATCGCCAAGGTGGCCTTCGAGACCGCCCGCCAGCGTCGCAAGAAGGTCTGCTCCGTGGAAAAGAGCAACGTGCTGGAGACCTCCCGCCTCTGGAAGGCCGTGGTACAGGAAGTGTACGCCGACTACCCCGACATGGAACTGAGCCATATGTACGTGGACAACGCCGCCATGCAGCTGGTGCGCGATCCTTCGCAGTTCGACGTCATCCTCACCGGCAACATCTTTGGTGACATCCTCTCCGACGAGGCCTCCGTCATCACCGGTTCGCTGGGCATGCTGCCTTCCGCCTCCATGGGCGCCCAGGCTCCGGCCCTGTTCGAGCCCATCCACGGTTCCGCGCCCGACATCGCCGGTCAGGACAAGGCCAATCCTCTGGCCACCATCCTGTCCGCCGGCATGATGCTGCGTCTGGCCTTCGGTCTGTCCGAAGAAGCCGACGCCGTGGAGAATGCCGTGCGCCAGACCCTGCGTGACGGTTTCCGTACCGGCGACATCATGGAAGACGGCTGCACCCTGGTGGGCTGCGCCGAGATGGGCCGTCTGGTGGCCGAACGCCTGTAG